A part of Nerophis lumbriciformis linkage group LG25, RoL_Nlum_v2.1, whole genome shotgun sequence genomic DNA contains:
- the LOC133621733 gene encoding PRELI domain-containing protein 1, mitochondrial-like isoform X1: MVKYFSSRSDINSAWDHVVSAFWQRYPNPFSTHVLTEDVVYREVTADHRLLSRRLLMKTNRLPRWAEVFFPSGMSRSVYIVEDSIVDPVSRTLTTYTWNLNHTTLMSVEERCVFQDCAEQPGVTLLKREAWISSGIYGFSRPIQEFGLARFKRNQAKAMKGLDYALSNIQGETPQRLPRGPVKEAAESLASAASQKPQQFV, translated from the exons ATGGTCAAGTACTTCAGTAGTAGAAGTGACATCAACAGTGCGTGGGACCATGTTGTGTCTGCCTTCTGGCAGCGCTATCCCAACCCCTTCAG TACGCACGTTCTCACAGAGGACGTGGTGTACCGCGAGGTGACCGCCGACCACAGGCTGCTGTCCAGACGCCTCCTGATGAAGACCAATCGGCTGCCCCGCTGGGCTGAGGTCTTCTTCCCCTCTGGCATGTCACGCTCTGTCTACATTGTTGAGGACTCCATCGTGGACCCCGTCAGCCGGACTCTGACCACCTACACCTGGAACCTCAACCACACCACACTCATG TCTGTGGAGGAGCGTTGTGTTTTCCAAGACTGTGCGGAGCAGCCAGGCGTCACCCTGCTCAAACGGGAGGCGTGGATCTCCTCAGGCATCTACGGCTTCTCCAGACCCATCCAG GAGTTCGGATTGGCTCGCTTCAAGCGCAACCAAGCGAAAGCCATGAAAGGGCTGGACTACGCGCTGTCCAACATACAAG GAGAGACGCCCCAGCGGCTGCCCCGGGGCCCGGTGAAGGAGGCGGCCGAGAGTCTGGCGTCGGCCGCGTCACAGAAGCCTCAGCAGTTTGTCTAA
- the LOC133621733 gene encoding PRELI domain-containing protein 1, mitochondrial-like isoform X2 translates to MVKYFSSRSDINSAWDHVVSAFWQRYPNPFSTHVLTEDVVYREVTADHRLLSRRLLMKTNRLPRWAEVFFPSGMSRSVYIVEDSIVDPVSRTLTTYTWNLNHTTLMSVEERCVFQDCAEQPGVTLLKREAWISSGIYGFSRPIQEFGLARFKRNQAKAMKGLDYALSNIQGIRLRLSAAERRPSGCPGAR, encoded by the exons ATGGTCAAGTACTTCAGTAGTAGAAGTGACATCAACAGTGCGTGGGACCATGTTGTGTCTGCCTTCTGGCAGCGCTATCCCAACCCCTTCAG TACGCACGTTCTCACAGAGGACGTGGTGTACCGCGAGGTGACCGCCGACCACAGGCTGCTGTCCAGACGCCTCCTGATGAAGACCAATCGGCTGCCCCGCTGGGCTGAGGTCTTCTTCCCCTCTGGCATGTCACGCTCTGTCTACATTGTTGAGGACTCCATCGTGGACCCCGTCAGCCGGACTCTGACCACCTACACCTGGAACCTCAACCACACCACACTCATG TCTGTGGAGGAGCGTTGTGTTTTCCAAGACTGTGCGGAGCAGCCAGGCGTCACCCTGCTCAAACGGGAGGCGTGGATCTCCTCAGGCATCTACGGCTTCTCCAGACCCATCCAG GAGTTCGGATTGGCTCGCTTCAAGCGCAACCAAGCGAAAGCCATGAAAGGGCTGGACTACGCGCTGTCCAACATACAAG GCATCAGACTCAGGCTGAGCGCAGCG GAGAGACGCCCCAGCGGCTGCCCCGGGGCCCGGTGA